The Hoplias malabaricus isolate fHopMal1 chromosome X2, fHopMal1.hap1, whole genome shotgun sequence genomic interval GTGCATACACAGTGGAAGGTGTAggggtatttaatatgcagagtGCAGCAGTCAGATACGAGGTAATCAGGGTACCGTAAAGTGAAATAAAGTTTCATGTAAATGGTGTACCCAGATATTCACACACTCCTCCAATCACTTACACACCTGAGGACGATTTCAGACTCCTATCAACGTGTCTTTTTGGActggggaggaaacccacacagacacatggagaacacaccaaactcttctcagggtttgaacccacaaccccaggaccctgcagctgtgagaCAGCGACTCCACCTGTTGTGcatcacttattttattttacttattgcATTTGCACTGTATCTGATGCGCTGGATCATGCTGAGGAATATAGCGTTACTGTGTGAGAAGTGGACAACTCCCTCTGCAGGTGCAGCAGTGTTATTGCAGGGGTTCTAGGACTGGGGGGGGGACTGTGTTGGTTAGTGGTCACTTATACCATAGGACCTTAATTTCAGAGGAAGTGTGAGATAAGGACCAAGATCTTCacacagtaataacaataataaaacactgatttattaataataataatgataataaatcaTACAATTGtcttaaatgtaaaacagtAGATACAAGTGGttaaaatgaagaaaacaaatgtgGACATGAGATAAAATAGCAACAGTAAACTGACAAAATAATAGTTTGAGAATTAAACAAGATGTcaatgactttaaaaaaaaaatgtaagtattaaaaatcacattaataacaataacattaaattaattaatatataacagTAAATTCCATTGATGGCGTGTGTGTCTTAAATCCacagcagaacacaccaacgtccaaattaataaagaaagaaagaaatgaataTGACACATAAGatactaaaaaaaatataataaaactaatacaagtgaaacaaaataaacagaaaactaaagaaattaataaaactaCTGCGGCTAAGTCTAATaatcattataataaaataataaaaaccaaacaaattcaatgcaaaatatttaagactaataataagaaaaaaaacaagataaaaaaaaataaataaaataaaataataaagtggCGGCATGGTGTCGTAGCAGTtatctctgtcacacagctccagggtcctgggttaaGTCCGCGCCTCGGGTCACTCTCCATGACGGGTGTGgggtcttctccctgtgtctgcgtgggtctcctctgggtgctctgggttCCTCCTGCAATAAAAAACACTTATTCTTAGTGAACTGGTGGTGAGAAATGAtccacaggtgtatgtgtgtgtgtgtgtgtgagtgactgggtgagtgtgtgaaactgtccacatgtgtgtgtgtaaatgactgggtgagtgtgtgaaattgttcacaggtgtgtgtgtgtgtgtgtgtgtgtgtgaatgacagggtgagtgtgtgaaactgtccatgtgtgtgtgtaaatgactgggtgagtgtgtgaaattgttcacaggtgtgtgtgtgagtgacagggtgtgtgcgtgaaactgtccacatgtgtgtgtgtgtgagtgacaggtgagtgtgtgaaactgtccacaggtgtgtgtgtgagtgacagggtgagtgtgtgaaattgttcacaggtgtgtgtgagtgacaggtgagtgtgtgaaactgtccacaggtgtgtgtgtgagtgacagggtgagtgtgtgaaattgttcacaggtgtgtgtgagtgacagggtgagtgtgtggaagtgtccacaggtgtgtgtgtgagtgacagggtgagtgtgtgaaattgttcacaggtgtgtgtgagtgacagggtgagtgtgtgaaactgtccacaggtgtgtgtgtgagtgacagggtgagtgtgtgaaattgttcacaggtgtgtgtgtgagtgacagggtgagtgtgtggaagtgtccacaggtgtgtgtgtgagtgacagggtgagtgtgtgtgagagtgatggagtgtgtgtgttgtcctgtgatgaATGCTGTCCTGTCCAAAGTGTGTTTGCgtcttgtgtccaatgattccaggtaagctctggccCCACCGTGacctgaaaataaaataaactcattaataataataataataataataataataataataataataatgaggaaAGTTAAACTAGTAACAGTAAAGTATACTATAAAACtattatgaataatatataGAGAGAAGAGGCCAGTTTAGAGCTCCTGAGGGATCCAGAACCACAGCGAGGCCATTCAGTGCCTGACGGAAAGAATCGGGCACATCTATCACCCCGTCCGGGCGTAGCGCCGGCTCTCCAAACCGCCTCTCCTCATCGGTCCGGATCCTTCTTCGAGGAGGTTCCTCCACATCGCGGTCCGTCTCCGcgtcctcttcttcctccacaAACTCGTCCCTCCTCCGTCGTCTCCTCATGCTCTGGAGCTGTGGAGCGATGGACTCTACTCCAACTTCGGGTATGGACAGCAACATCCGCCAAAGAGACAGACTCCTCACTGACAAACTGTCCGTCTCCTCATCCTCAGACTGTCCGTCGCtgtcctcatcttcatcatctcCGTCGTAGTGATCACCGCCCTCTTCCTGATCACTAGACTCCTGGTCTTCATCTTCGTCATCGttgtcctcatcttcatcatctcCGTCGTAGTGATCATCGCTCTCTTCCTGATCGCTAGACTCCTGGTCTTCATCTTCATGATATTCACCCTCATACTCCGTCTCATGATGTCCTTCGTAGATCTCGTCGGACATCCCACGTCGAAGGTCTTCATTCTCACTTCGCAGACGGGGGTGGGTCTGCAGGTGGAATGGCGCAGATGATAATGCTCCGTCGTGGTGGATCTGCTGATGGTGGAACAGACCTGTAAAGTTCACATAGGTTCATCTGAGAAGCCCTTTATAACATTGGATACATTGCAACATTCAGTAAATAGGGaactatggagagagattagtctcaaaatgctttacagatgcataaatgttaatccacaaatgaaacacaagtcacaaatatgtttcactgttcacaaatggagcagcacggtggtgcagcaggtaggtgtcgcagtcacacagctccagggacctggaggttgtgggtccgattcctgctccaggtgactgtctgtgaggagtgtgatgtgttctccctgtgtccgtataggtttcctccgggtgactgactgtgaggagttgatgtgttctccctgtgtccgcgtgggtttcctctcacattcCAGTTACAAacgcagcctgatccacaaatgtggccagcaggcgaacaagccaacGCTAGGGGGCACTGTTGTTTCCCCCAGTGTCTCAGGACTGACCTATTGCTCTCAAAgccgcagcaaaacaaccccctgtaggcgggactatgactccattggctgccgcagtaaatgtggacagctaactctggctgctgattggctaaataaaagtgatgaccaatgagaagcgcatattctgtttaggagccgtgggttatctgcccctccctccggctgagggtgtctgtctgaaacaaatcacccgTTTTAACAGTCCAATCGCAAAAATACGAAACACGTTAAATTGAGGGCAACTTCAAGCGTTCCCCAGTGATCCCcctcctaactgtctgtgatatgaagctgaattcagcggcttGAGGGCATTTTGTTCGAACTTCCCCATTAAATATTGCGCAAATGCGTCTGCATTTGAGTTGTCCCCccacgtcctaaaacaacagtgctccctagcggtggcttgttcgcctgctggccacatttgtggatcaggctgcgtTTGTATTTGGAGTgggtgaaatgcgagaggaaagtctcaaaatccaaaaacccgtgACAAATGCACGTTACAAAAAAACACGAGTGACTcgattcacaaacgcagattcaacaatttacaaataaattttaaattcgagtctttcattttacattgaatatattcaatgtaaatttaaacaaatgtatttattttcccataaaattatgatatatttataaaacccaaacacgtgtttatgaatgtaactgtatttgtacaaactgcagactgtgagacacagagtgtgatgtgttcatttgtgaacagtgaaacatttctgtgacttgtgtttaatttgtggatttgtggagactaatctctctccatagggTACTGCCACtctttgtaatgttttggcACTAATTAAAAATGTCCTTTACATTGACTTTAATGATGAACAGATCAATAGAAATGGACTAAAATTGCTTTGAACAAAAACgttgtacatttatttacatttaaaacgaAGAATGTTTTCTCCTGAAAAGACATGTACAGTGTACTATGTTTTGGACCCTGGTCTGCAGGCTAAACAGAAAGAGTGTCCTTGGTGACCAGCGCGTCAGAACAACACCAGCTAAAGCCAGTTCAAAACATTCATAGGATTCATGAATTGAATTCATGCAGAATCAAAAGTAATagcatatttttgtttaaatattgagATACAGACATAAATATAAGTATAACTCACCAAATCCGCGGCTGCTGCCCAGTCCACTCGGGCCGGACAGCTGCTCCCGATCCAACGAGGAATCTTCGTCGCTCCAAACGTAGTCGCTCATCATGAAATATGCCAAAGTTTATCACTGAGTGAAAAAAGCGCTTTGTTTCGAACTGGTCAAGAACAAAACTGGCCCAAACACCCTCCTCAGCGTTTAAATAACAACAATCTAACTGTCATCAGGCTGATCTGTGATGTCATCATACCTTGCTTATGGACGTCCCTGTAGTTCTGCACTGTACATCACTCTGTAGTCCACTGGCCCCAACCTCATATACAGTACGATGATATAAAAAAAACGTTAATATAtcttttaaaatactgaaataaatctttCCTAGCTGAGAAATGTGTCATtacctttttaaaacattatttattcatctatTTGTGGTACAGTGAACATTGCTATACACAAATATGtgctatttaattaaaaaacaacatttattttaaaggatATGTTTTACACTTACAATAATAAGAAACTGTCCCAAACTTGACATTAGTTCATTCGTCACCTTCTTACTGGCCTTTTTATTCAGttaaatatgtatgtataatTTGGAAAATTAGCTATCGCTACGTTACAGTTTACTTTATCTTATTGgctaatttatacatttttaaatatctgtttCTGCTGAGACTTACACAGATATTCAAAATTACACACTGTTACAACTTAAATACTCCATTGTTTTCTATTCAGTGTGAATATATTAGgctgaccagacgtcctcttttacccggacatgtcctcttttttagacttaaaaaaaaatccggccggaatttcacaaagtCCGGGATTATGTTTTTCTAGactttacatagaacttcgagaagtttcgttcacaaactagtcccgccctcccctactccgtttggttcgcttgagtgagaagggggcgtggtgaagtagcgtaaaatcttcggattggacggtctgactgtagcgctaccgttattggtcgataaccttctctgtaaacatgtaattggtcagtctgcacgtcagtagtccttgtttatgtcAGGCAATGCTCATggacctaccctcatctcgagcagctatgccgaaacctAAATgaaagttctcggatgaattgaaaaagaaattcccatgttttgtgtagtaaataatgatgtaaaggacctaaaagcacacataggttcagctaagcacacaacggcagcgaggggtcactccccccgcccccccccccaagacgtgtcctcttttttatcATTTCAGATCCGATCACCCTAGAATATATGAACATGACTCAGTCTGAAGAGGCTAACATGAATAGCACTAGCATTAGCATTCGGGTCATTGGACCCTAGGCTACTTATTTGGTATAAATTtctttattttggtcaattaaAATTTGAATTTAGCCATAAGTGCcaggttgtttttcaggagacCTGATTATGCAGTCATTAGAAATGTTTGATATATTCATAAATGAATCCATGTTTTAGTTAGAATTTGAACAAAGGcctataattattaaataatttttttgaaGAATAACAATCTAATTGTTTTcccatttgcttttttttcagaaattgtTAAGACTAGAAGGTGGTTGGGTAATCAGTGAGTGGGGTCTTAAAGCAAATATCGGTGTTCTCATATCTGTTTTACACTGCCTAGATGCTCcaagtggggcggcacggtggtgcagcaggtagtgt includes:
- the LOC136677291 gene encoding uncharacterized protein; its protein translation is MMSDYVWSDEDSSLDREQLSGPSGLGSSRGFGLFHHQQIHHDGALSSAPFHLQTHPRLRSENEDLRRGMSDEIYEGHHETEYEGEYHEDEDQESSDQEESDDHYDGDDEDEDNDDEDEDQESSDQEEGGDHYDGDDEDEDSDGQSEDEETDSLSVRSLSLWRMLLSIPEVGVESIAPQLQSMRRRRRRDEFVEEEEDAETDRDVEEPPRRRIRTDEERRFGEPALRPDGVIDVPDSFRQALNGLAVVLDPSGALNWPLLSIYYS